Proteins from a single region of Anthonomus grandis grandis chromosome 18, icAntGran1.3, whole genome shotgun sequence:
- the LOC126746840 gene encoding uncharacterized protein LOC126746840 → MGAQNLLANIRYRFWILGGISAVKRVLRKCIVCFKVNPSSIHTLMGELPERRISPARPFFTCGVDYAGPFNIKTSTLRNSKILKAYLCVFICFVTRAVHLEVVSDLSTSAFLNALKRFISRRGKCQTIFSDCGTNFVGANHEMRDFMNLINNENFNNKVIKQLSQDGINWKFIPPRSPHFGGLWEAAVKQAKYHLKRIVGNATLTFEELTTVFTQIEACMNSRPLSALSNDPNDLSPLTPGHFLIGDLLVALPESDVSEVNPNRLNRFQYVKQLVQHFWNRWQRECLSELIRRSKWDQVTGPTIKIGDLVLLKEENLPPLKWSLGRVLELYPGSDNITRVVLVKTDHGNFKRAVAKLCILPLA, encoded by the coding sequence ATGGGCGCCCAAAATTTATTAGCGAACATTCGTTACAGATTTTGGATTTTGGGTGGTATTAGTGCGGTCAAAAGAGTACTGCGTAAATGTATTGTATGTTTTAAGGTTAATCCCTCTAGCATTCATACTTTGATGGGTGAACTGCCTGAGCGGAGAATTTCACCTGCTAGACCTTTTTTTACTTGTGGCGTGGACTACGCAGGTCCCTTTAACATAAAGACTTCAACTTTGCgaaatagcaaaattttaaagGCTTACCTATGTGTGTTCATTTGTTTCGTTACGCGAGCCGTTCATTTAGAAGTCGTTTCCGACCTCTCAACTAGCGcctttttaaatgctttaaaacgGTTTATTAGCCGGCGTGGCAAATGCCAAACTATATTTTCTGATTGTGGCACAAATTTTGTGGGCGCTAACCACGAAATGAGggattttatgaatttaattaataatgaaaattttaataataaggtGATCAAACAATTGTCTCAAGATGGTATAAATTGGAAGTTTATACCGCCTCGATCCCCTCATTTCGGTGGTTTGTGGGAGGCTGCGGTAAAACAGgcaaaataccatttaaaacGCATTGTAGGCAATGCAACCTTAACTTTTGAGGAGTTGACAACAGTTTTTACTCAAATTGAGGCCTGTATGAATTCCCGGCCGCTTAGCGCTTTATctaatgatccaaatgatctTTCGCCGTTGACTCcgggacattttttaattggagaCTTGTTGGTGGCTCTTCCGGAGTCTGATGTGAGTGAAGTGAATCCGAATAGGTTGAATAGATTTCAGTATGTGAAACAGCTGGTTCAGCATTTCTGGAATCGCTGGCAAAGGGAATGCCTCAGTGAACTAATTAGACGTTCTAAGTGGGATCAAGTTACTGGTCCAACCATCAAAATTGGTGACTTAGTGTTGTTAAAGGAAGAAAATCTACCGCCTTTAAAGTGGTCCCTAGGTCGGGTTTTAGAATTATATCCGGGCAGTGATAATATAACTCGGGTTGTGTTGGTCAAGACTGACCATGGTAATTTTAAGCGCGCTGTAGCCAAATTGTGCATTCTGCCACTggcttaa